A genomic segment from Comamonas terrigena NBRC 13299 encodes:
- a CDS encoding urease subunit gamma, which translates to MELTPREKDKLLIFTASFLAERRRARGLKLNYPESVALISAYVLEGARDGKTVAQLMSEGRTVLTRDDVMEGVPEMIPDIQIEATFPDGTKLVTVHDPIV; encoded by the coding sequence ATGGAACTCACACCTCGCGAAAAAGACAAGCTGCTCATCTTCACTGCGTCGTTTCTGGCGGAGCGGCGCCGTGCACGGGGACTCAAGCTGAACTACCCCGAATCCGTGGCCCTGATCAGCGCCTATGTGCTGGAAGGCGCACGCGACGGAAAGACGGTGGCCCAGCTGATGAGCGAAGGCCGTACGGTGCTGACCCGCGACGATGTGATGGAAGGCGTGCCGGAGATGATTCCCGACATCCAGATCGAAGCCACCTTCCCCGATGGCACCAAGCTAGTCACGGTGCACGACCCCATCGTCTGA
- a CDS encoding HupE/UreJ family protein, giving the protein MKTKHLLTTLTAAAAALPLSALAHVGADGGGHHNFLDSLTHAFAHPFTGADHLAAMLAVGAWSALTVTPAWRAPAAFVALLVAGALAGFAGLWVPGVEPMIAASVLVLGLLVAVQKKMPWVLAAALAGVFAFFHGAAHGFELAGDTGWAAVGALTGIALGSGLLHVCGMVLGKAVMQRHQWAAKLGGGATAALGAFMLTKLA; this is encoded by the coding sequence ATGAAAACCAAACACCTCCTCACCACCCTGACCGCAGCAGCGGCTGCCCTGCCCCTGTCCGCCCTGGCCCATGTGGGCGCGGATGGTGGCGGCCACCACAATTTCCTGGACAGCCTAACCCATGCCTTCGCCCACCCGTTCACCGGCGCCGACCACCTGGCCGCGATGCTGGCGGTGGGTGCCTGGAGCGCGCTGACCGTCACCCCCGCCTGGCGCGCGCCGGCGGCGTTTGTCGCGCTGCTGGTGGCCGGTGCATTGGCCGGTTTTGCCGGCCTGTGGGTGCCGGGCGTGGAGCCGATGATTGCCGCTTCCGTGCTGGTGCTGGGCCTGCTGGTGGCCGTGCAGAAGAAGATGCCCTGGGTGCTGGCCGCTGCGCTGGCGGGCGTGTTCGCCTTTTTCCATGGCGCCGCCCATGGCTTTGAGTTGGCGGGCGACACGGGCTGGGCTGCGGTTGGTGCCCTGACCGGCATTGCGCTGGGATCGGGCCTGTTGCATGTCTGCGGCATGGTGCTGGGCAAGGCCGTGATGCAGCGCCACCAGTGGGCGGCCAAGCTCGGCGGCGGGGCCACGGCGGCCCTGGGTGCCTTCATGCTGACCAAGCTGGCATAA
- a CDS encoding urease subunit beta, giving the protein MIPGELLLDEGAHPLNPGRRTVALVVRNASDRPIQVGSHYHFAETNAGLSFDRDAAHGMRLNIASGMAVRFEPGQQRTVELVDMGGDRKIYGFRGLVQGDL; this is encoded by the coding sequence ATGATCCCCGGAGAACTGCTACTGGACGAGGGCGCCCACCCTCTCAACCCGGGCCGCCGCACCGTGGCCCTGGTGGTGCGCAACGCCAGCGACCGGCCCATCCAGGTCGGATCGCACTACCACTTTGCCGAAACCAATGCGGGACTGTCCTTCGACCGCGACGCCGCACACGGCATGCGCCTGAACATCGCCAGCGGCATGGCCGTGCGCTTCGAGCCGGGCCAGCAACGCACGGTGGAGCTGGTGGACATGGGCGGCGACCGCAAAATCTACGGCTTTCGCGGCCTGGTACAGGGAGACTTGTGA
- the ureC gene encoding urease subunit alpha — translation MAQMDRRAYAETFGPTVGDRVRLADTELLIEVEKDFTLAAGGYGEEVKFGGGKTIRDGMAQSQRSRAQGAMDTVLTNALIIDHWGIVKADIGLLGGRIAAIGKAGNPDTQPGVDIIIGPGTEIISCEGLIVTAGGIDTHIHFIAPQQIEEALTSGVTTMIGGGTGPATGTFATTCTPGPWNMERMLQAADAFPMNLGFLGKGNASLPQGLHEQISAGAIGLKLHEDWGSTPAAIDNCLTVAEETDTQVAIHTDTLNESGFVEDTVAAFKGRTIHTFHTEGAGGGHAPDILKVVGEANVLPSSTNPTRPYTINTLDEHVDMLMVCHHLDAGIAEDLAFAESRIRKETIAAEDILHDIGAISMFSSDSQAMGRVGEVILRTWQTAHKMKLQRGALPGDGARNDNFRVKRYIAKYTINPAIAHGISHEVGSIEVGKWADIVLWKPAFFGVKPACILKGGFIAMAAMGDPNASIPTPQPVHYRPMFGSFGGAIARTSLTFVSQAGLAADIGQRFGLHKTLSAVKGIRGVRKQHMVHNDLAPHMEVDAQTYAVRANGDLLTCEPAHSLPMAQRYFLF, via the coding sequence ATGGCACAGATGGACCGACGCGCCTACGCCGAAACCTTTGGCCCCACCGTGGGCGACCGCGTGCGCCTGGCCGACACCGAGCTGCTGATTGAAGTCGAGAAAGACTTCACGCTGGCCGCGGGCGGCTATGGCGAGGAAGTGAAATTCGGCGGCGGCAAGACCATCCGCGACGGCATGGCGCAAAGCCAGCGCAGCCGTGCGCAGGGCGCCATGGACACGGTGCTGACGAATGCGCTGATCATTGACCACTGGGGCATCGTCAAGGCCGACATCGGCCTGCTGGGTGGCCGCATTGCCGCCATCGGCAAGGCGGGCAACCCGGACACGCAGCCGGGGGTGGACATCATCATCGGCCCGGGAACCGAGATCATCAGCTGCGAAGGGCTGATCGTCACCGCGGGCGGCATCGACACGCACATCCACTTCATCGCACCACAGCAGATCGAAGAGGCGCTGACCAGTGGCGTGACCACCATGATCGGCGGCGGCACGGGCCCGGCCACCGGCACCTTTGCCACCACCTGCACGCCCGGTCCCTGGAACATGGAACGCATGCTGCAGGCCGCCGACGCCTTCCCCATGAACCTGGGCTTTCTGGGCAAGGGCAACGCCAGCCTGCCACAGGGCCTGCACGAGCAGATCAGCGCCGGGGCCATCGGCCTGAAGCTGCACGAAGACTGGGGCAGCACGCCCGCCGCCATCGACAACTGCCTGACCGTGGCCGAGGAAACCGACACGCAGGTGGCCATCCACACCGACACGCTGAACGAGTCCGGCTTTGTGGAAGACACCGTGGCCGCCTTCAAGGGCCGCACCATCCACACCTTCCACACCGAAGGCGCGGGCGGCGGCCATGCGCCCGACATCCTGAAGGTGGTGGGCGAGGCCAATGTGCTGCCCAGCTCCACCAACCCCACACGCCCCTACACCATCAACACGCTGGACGAACACGTCGACATGCTGATGGTCTGCCACCACCTGGATGCGGGCATTGCCGAAGACCTGGCCTTTGCCGAAAGTCGCATCCGCAAGGAGACGATTGCGGCCGAGGACATCCTGCACGACATCGGCGCGATCAGCATGTTCAGCTCCGACAGCCAGGCCATGGGCCGTGTGGGAGAGGTGATCCTGCGCACCTGGCAGACCGCGCACAAGATGAAGCTGCAGCGCGGTGCACTGCCAGGTGATGGCGCGCGCAACGACAACTTCCGCGTCAAGCGCTACATCGCCAAGTACACGATCAATCCCGCCATTGCCCACGGCATCAGCCACGAAGTGGGTAGCATCGAAGTGGGCAAATGGGCAGACATCGTGCTGTGGAAACCCGCTTTCTTTGGGGTCAAACCCGCCTGCATCCTAAAAGGCGGCTTCATTGCCATGGCCGCCATGGGCGACCCCAATGCGTCCATCCCCACGCCGCAACCGGTGCACTACCGGCCCATGTTTGGCAGCTTTGGCGGCGCCATCGCCAGGACCTCGCTCACCTTTGTCTCGCAGGCCGGCCTGGCCGCGGACATTGGCCAGCGCTTCGGCCTGCACAAGACGCTGTCGGCCGTGAAAGGCATTCGCGGCGTGCGCAAGCAGCACATGGTCCACAACGACCTGGCCCCCCACATGGAAGTGGACGCCCAGACCTATGCCGTGCGTGCCAACGGGGACCTGCTGACCTGCGAGCCCGCGCACAGCCTGCCAATGGCGCAGCGCTATTTCCTGTTCTGA
- a CDS encoding gamma-glutamylcyclotransferase family protein, with translation MSRDDFQPFPAAMPPWHSCGADHVAVYGTLREGGSNDIRRFQPGIAQVGTTWLQGSLWDMGQWPGLQLDGCGPVLAEVYPLHPALEQQLDQLEDIWPQDLGQYRKRLLTQTVQQGDGLVVTCRMLVYEALPQALARCPRVPAGDWLAWFRAGKPQG, from the coding sequence ATGTCAAGAGACGATTTCCAGCCTTTTCCTGCGGCGATGCCGCCCTGGCACAGCTGCGGTGCAGACCATGTGGCGGTGTACGGCACGCTGCGTGAAGGCGGCAGCAATGACATCCGGCGCTTTCAGCCCGGCATTGCGCAGGTGGGTACCACCTGGCTGCAGGGCAGCTTGTGGGACATGGGCCAGTGGCCCGGACTGCAGCTGGATGGCTGCGGCCCGGTGCTGGCCGAGGTCTACCCGCTGCATCCCGCGCTGGAGCAGCAGCTGGACCAGCTGGAAGACATCTGGCCGCAGGATCTGGGCCAGTACCGCAAGCGGCTGCTGACCCAGACCGTGCAGCAGGGGGATGGGCTGGTCGTGACCTGCCGCATGCTGGTGTATGAAGCCCTGCCGCAGGCCCTGGCCCGCTGCCCGCGCGTGCCCGCCGGTGACTGGCTGGCGTGGTTCAGGGCGGGCAAGCCGCAGGGCTAG
- the ureE gene encoding urease accessory protein UreE, producing MLTANKLLPQGQGLSAPLLKRAATVELDWDVRQKSRFAATDSQGRELAIFLPRGQAVRGGDVLVAEDGSLVRVLAAPQKVLHITACAVHGSPFDLMRAAYHLGNRHVPIELQPDHLKIEPDHVLADMLRSMHMTVVEADLPFEPEGGAYGGHVTNDGHSHHHHGHAHSHSDGHSHDHGHAHDHGHAHDHGHGHDHGKCNHG from the coding sequence ATGTTGACCGCCAACAAACTGCTGCCCCAAGGCCAAGGCCTGTCTGCCCCCCTGCTCAAACGCGCTGCGACCGTGGAGCTGGACTGGGATGTGCGCCAGAAGAGCCGCTTTGCCGCCACCGACAGCCAGGGCCGCGAACTGGCGATCTTTCTTCCGCGCGGCCAGGCCGTGCGCGGCGGCGACGTGCTGGTGGCCGAGGATGGGTCCCTGGTCCGCGTGCTGGCGGCGCCGCAGAAAGTGCTGCACATCACCGCCTGCGCGGTGCACGGATCGCCCTTCGACCTGATGCGCGCCGCGTACCACCTGGGCAACCGCCATGTCCCGATCGAGCTGCAGCCCGACCATCTGAAGATTGAGCCCGACCATGTGCTGGCCGATATGCTGCGCAGCATGCACATGACCGTGGTGGAAGCCGATCTGCCGTTCGAGCCGGAAGGCGGAGCCTACGGCGGCCATGTGACCAATGACGGCCACAGCCACCACCACCATGGCCATGCGCACAGCCACTCCGATGGGCACAGCCATGACCACGGGCACGCCCATGACCACGGCCATGCGCACGATCATGGTCACGGGCATGACCACGGAAAGTGCAACCACGGATGA
- a CDS encoding DMT family transporter, which yields MNWLFLIAAGLCEIFYAAAMPRTEGFTRLGPSLFCVAFIAASMYLLSLATRSIPVGTAYAVWVGIGAVGTAAYGMLFLDEDRSLARMACFGMIVMGIVGLKFLGLRGEPA from the coding sequence ATGAACTGGCTGTTCCTGATCGCCGCCGGCCTGTGCGAGATCTTCTACGCCGCCGCCATGCCGCGCACCGAAGGTTTCACCCGCCTGGGCCCCAGCCTGTTCTGCGTGGCGTTCATCGCGGCGAGCATGTACCTGCTGTCGCTGGCCACGCGCAGCATTCCCGTGGGTACGGCCTACGCCGTCTGGGTGGGCATTGGCGCCGTGGGCACCGCCGCCTACGGCATGCTGTTTCTGGACGAAGACCGGAGCCTGGCCCGCATGGCCTGTTTCGGCATGATCGTGATGGGCATTGTGGGCCTCAAATTCCTGGGCCTGCGCGGAGAACCAGCATGA
- a CDS encoding urease accessory protein UreF has product MTSSAPLQLAPSSFLQLMWLASPALPIGGFSYSEGLESAIQAERVTNESEAAHWLVQQLHLTQSRGDMAVIAQAAAAWHSDDRERIAALNQWVRTTRETSELRLQTEQMGRSLVDWLRNRHTGDAALQPAIAWLGTQDASYPIAFSFAAHCTGATGRDALLAYAFGWAENMVQTAIKAVPLGQSAGQRILAQLTQNIPQAVDHALALPDHGRQAFSPMLAILSAQHEHLYSRLFRS; this is encoded by the coding sequence ATGACCAGCAGCGCTCCCTTGCAGCTTGCACCCAGCAGCTTTCTGCAGCTGATGTGGCTGGCCTCGCCCGCCTTGCCGATCGGTGGCTTTTCCTATTCGGAAGGGCTGGAATCCGCCATCCAGGCGGAGCGGGTCACGAACGAAAGCGAAGCCGCACACTGGCTGGTACAGCAGCTGCACCTGACCCAGTCCCGCGGCGACATGGCGGTGATTGCGCAGGCAGCTGCGGCCTGGCACAGCGATGACCGCGAGCGCATTGCCGCACTCAACCAATGGGTGCGCACCACACGCGAAACCAGCGAGCTGCGGCTGCAGACCGAGCAGATGGGCCGGTCGCTGGTGGACTGGCTGCGCAACCGCCATACCGGTGATGCGGCGCTGCAGCCCGCCATCGCCTGGCTGGGCACGCAGGATGCCAGCTACCCGATTGCGTTCTCGTTTGCGGCGCACTGCACCGGCGCCACGGGCCGCGACGCGCTGCTGGCCTATGCCTTCGGCTGGGCCGAGAACATGGTGCAGACCGCCATCAAGGCCGTGCCGCTGGGCCAGAGCGCAGGCCAGCGCATCCTGGCGCAGCTGACCCAGAACATACCGCAGGCGGTTGACCATGCCCTGGCCCTGCCAGACCATGGGCGGCAAGCCTTTTCCCCCATGCTGGCGATTCTGTCGGCCCAGCATGAACACCTGTATTCACGCCTTTTCAGATCATGA
- the ureG gene encoding urease accessory protein UreG, translating to MTTSALHHIPHRTKKLPPLRVGIGGPVGSGKTTILEMLCKAMRDKWDLVAITNDIYTKEDQRLLTISGALPAERIMGVETGGCPHTAIREDASINLEAIDRMLKDFPDADIVFIESGGDNLAATFSPELSDLTIYVIDVAAGEKIPRKGGPGITKSDLFVINKTDLAPHVGANLDIMRSDTVKQRTTPKGLKPFVMTNLKTLDGLDEVVQFIERQGLLQTA from the coding sequence ATGACCACCTCTGCACTGCACCACATCCCCCACCGCACCAAGAAACTGCCGCCGCTGCGCGTGGGCATTGGCGGGCCCGTGGGCTCGGGCAAGACCACGATCCTGGAGATGCTCTGCAAGGCCATGCGCGACAAATGGGACCTGGTCGCCATCACCAACGACATCTACACCAAGGAAGACCAGCGCCTGCTGACCATCAGCGGCGCGCTGCCGGCCGAGCGCATCATGGGTGTGGAGACCGGAGGCTGCCCCCACACGGCCATCCGCGAAGACGCGTCCATCAACCTGGAAGCCATTGACCGCATGCTCAAGGACTTCCCCGATGCCGACATCGTCTTCATCGAGTCAGGCGGCGACAACCTAGCCGCGACCTTCAGCCCCGAACTGTCGGATCTGACGATCTATGTGATCGATGTGGCCGCCGGCGAAAAAATCCCGCGCAAGGGCGGCCCCGGCATCACCAAGAGCGATCTGTTCGTCATCAACAAGACCGACCTGGCCCCGCATGTGGGCGCCAACCTGGACATCATGCGCAGCGACACCGTGAAGCAGCGCACAACGCCCAAGGGGCTCAAGCCTTTTGTGATGACCAACCTCAAGACCCTGGACGGGCTGGATGAGGTGGTGCAGTTCATCGAACGCCAGGGCCTGCTGCAGACCGCCTGA
- a CDS encoding aldo/keto reductase, whose protein sequence is MNRAQLLRATAAAALSAALGPGALAATAGAQGGKMLTRKIPSTGELLPVVGCGTWQGFGHAPGSAEYARLPGVVEALFDAGGTVLDSSPMYGRSEKTTGELLAKSNHGTKAFLATKVWTSGREAGIRQMEASMSLLGTNKLDLMQVHNLVDWQTHLATLREWKKQGKVRYVGITHYTSSAFREVEAVLRREPLDFLQINYAVDDQSAAETLLPLAMDKGVAVLINQPFGGGGLLRGLRERPLPDWAQEIGCTSWAQVLLKFVLSNPAVTCVIPGTSRSEHMLDNAQAGMGVMPEPSFWRQRSLGI, encoded by the coding sequence ATCAACCGGGCGCAGCTCCTGCGAGCCACTGCGGCGGCAGCGCTCTCCGCGGCCCTTGGGCCAGGTGCGTTGGCCGCGACAGCTGGGGCCCAGGGAGGAAAGATGCTGACACGAAAAATTCCCTCGACGGGCGAGCTGCTGCCAGTGGTCGGTTGCGGCACCTGGCAGGGCTTTGGCCATGCCCCAGGCAGTGCCGAGTATGCGCGTCTGCCAGGTGTGGTGGAGGCGCTCTTTGATGCAGGCGGAACGGTTCTGGACAGCTCGCCCATGTACGGGCGCTCCGAAAAGACCACCGGGGAGCTCCTGGCGAAGTCGAACCACGGTACCAAGGCATTCCTGGCGACCAAGGTCTGGACTTCCGGGCGCGAGGCTGGAATACGGCAAATGGAAGCATCCATGTCGCTGTTGGGTACGAACAAGCTGGACCTGATGCAGGTGCACAACCTGGTGGACTGGCAGACGCACTTGGCGACGCTGCGTGAGTGGAAAAAGCAGGGCAAGGTCCGGTATGTGGGGATCACGCACTACACGTCCTCCGCATTCCGCGAAGTGGAGGCCGTGCTCCGGCGCGAGCCACTGGATTTCCTGCAGATTAACTATGCGGTGGATGACCAAAGCGCTGCCGAGACGCTGCTTCCTCTGGCGATGGACAAGGGCGTCGCCGTGCTGATCAATCAGCCGTTTGGCGGAGGAGGGCTGCTGCGGGGGCTGCGGGAGAGGCCTTTGCCAGACTGGGCGCAGGAAATCGGCTGCACCAGCTGGGCGCAGGTGTTGCTGAAGTTTGTGCTCAGCAATCCGGCCGTCACTTGTGTCATTCCAGGGACCAGCCGTTCGGAACACATGCTGGACAACGCCCAGGCAGGGATGGGGGTCATGCCTGAGCCGTCGTTCTGGCGGCAACGCTCGCTTGGTATCTGA
- a CDS encoding NTP/NDP exchange transporter, giving the protein MAIPPLGSVPGAASYTHRLLRRVVAVEPDEVKAVLLGFAWFGCLLSGYYLLRPLRDAMGLVGGPQELRWLFTATFVTMLLLVPAFGFLVTKLSPRRFVPLAYRLFAVTLLAFSAAMALHADSVWLGRTFFVWVSVFNLFVVSIFWSVLDDCFSSEQGRRLFGFIAAGGTFGTIVGPALAAAAVSLLGPMALALLAALLLEVALRCFRGIYPAPSREGGDSAQAAHPQSSPLGGQVWAGLSLIARSPYLLGICAYLLLHTAASTFLYFEQGRIVAESLTDTVSRTRYFAAVDFSVSSLTLALQVFLTGRLMKRFGLVLCLAILPVVTVVAFGALALAPTLLVLALVQVARRALDYAIARPAREVLFTVVSREEKYKAKNAIETLVYRGGDAVSGWLSSALSAVGVGLGGMAVVAMPVAATWCALCVWLAKRQDTMRQRADAATTKESLTTSEAT; this is encoded by the coding sequence ATGGCCATTCCCCCCTTGGGTAGCGTGCCGGGCGCGGCGTCATACACGCATCGGCTTTTGCGCCGTGTGGTTGCCGTCGAGCCCGATGAAGTGAAGGCGGTGCTCTTGGGCTTTGCCTGGTTCGGCTGCCTGCTGTCGGGCTACTACCTGCTGAGACCGCTGCGGGATGCCATGGGTCTTGTGGGTGGGCCGCAAGAGCTGCGCTGGCTTTTCACCGCCACCTTCGTCACGATGCTTTTGCTGGTGCCAGCGTTTGGCTTCCTGGTCACGAAGTTGTCACCGCGCCGGTTTGTACCGCTCGCCTACCGTCTCTTCGCGGTGACCTTGCTGGCATTCAGTGCTGCGATGGCCCTCCATGCGGACAGCGTGTGGCTGGGAAGAACCTTCTTCGTGTGGGTGAGCGTCTTCAACCTGTTCGTTGTCAGCATTTTCTGGAGCGTGCTGGACGACTGCTTCAGCAGTGAGCAGGGCCGCAGGCTCTTCGGATTCATCGCTGCAGGAGGGACGTTTGGCACCATCGTCGGACCCGCTTTGGCTGCAGCGGCCGTGAGCTTGCTTGGCCCCATGGCGCTTGCTTTGCTCGCTGCCTTGCTCCTGGAGGTGGCATTGCGTTGCTTCCGTGGGATATATCCCGCCCCATCCAGGGAAGGCGGCGACAGCGCTCAGGCAGCACATCCCCAGTCGAGCCCATTGGGCGGCCAGGTGTGGGCGGGGCTGTCCTTGATTGCCAGGTCCCCCTATTTGTTGGGTATATGTGCGTATCTGCTGCTGCACACCGCTGCGTCAACGTTTCTGTACTTTGAGCAGGGCCGCATCGTTGCCGAGTCGTTGACCGATACCGTCTCCAGAACCCGGTATTTCGCGGCAGTCGACTTCAGTGTCTCGTCGCTGACGCTGGCATTGCAAGTCTTCCTCACCGGACGCCTGATGAAGCGATTCGGGCTGGTGCTCTGCTTGGCCATACTGCCAGTGGTGACGGTGGTTGCGTTTGGCGCGCTCGCGCTGGCGCCGACGCTCCTGGTTCTCGCCTTGGTGCAGGTAGCGCGGCGCGCGCTGGATTACGCGATTGCCAGACCGGCGCGCGAGGTACTGTTCACCGTGGTCAGCCGCGAAGAGAAATACAAGGCGAAAAACGCCATTGAGACGCTGGTGTACCGTGGAGGCGATGCGGTCAGTGGCTGGTTGTCTTCGGCGCTGTCTGCAGTCGGTGTCGGGCTGGGAGGCATGGCTGTGGTTGCCATGCCTGTAGCCGCAACGTGGTGTGCGCTGTGCGTCTGGCTCGCAAAGCGTCAGGACACCATGCGGCAGAGGGCTGATGCCGCCACCACCAAGGAATCTCTCACTACTTCGGAGGCCACATGA
- a CDS encoding serine hydrolase domain-containing protein: MSFKKVVLGSLAILAAAVVGCWFSLDKETRALLATVPTNRDVLFWTVPQRDAAFRALDRLPILAKANVVPASGSPSPLPPGPPLQLQSDVDAYMAGQRSAALLVVHDGKLRLERYGLGFDGQGRWTSFSVAKSFTSTLVGAAVKDGFIKSLDDKVSLYIPDLKGSAYDDVSVRQLLTMTSGVKWNEDYADPQSDVARFNNHQPEEGVEALVSYMRKLPREAPAGSRWLYSTGETNLVGTLVQQATHKPLATYLSEKIWVPAGMEQQATWILSKTGKEIGGCCVQATPRDYARMGLFILNGAQVNGQSIVPDGWWAEATTKRTEIGIPGRGYGYQWWTYDDGSYTARGIFGQGIFIDPQRKLVIVSNANWAGGARDPQATQARENFYREVQQAIDDETAKPS, translated from the coding sequence GTGTCATTTAAGAAGGTGGTGCTGGGCAGCCTGGCCATTCTGGCTGCCGCTGTCGTGGGGTGCTGGTTCAGCCTGGACAAGGAGACGCGGGCGCTGCTGGCCACCGTGCCGACCAACCGCGATGTGCTGTTCTGGACGGTGCCGCAACGCGATGCGGCCTTCCGTGCGCTGGACCGCCTGCCGATACTCGCCAAGGCGAACGTGGTGCCGGCCAGTGGCAGCCCCTCTCCCCTACCTCCAGGGCCACCTCTCCAGCTCCAGAGCGATGTGGATGCCTACATGGCCGGTCAGCGCAGTGCCGCGCTGCTGGTGGTGCACGACGGCAAGCTGCGGCTGGAACGCTATGGCCTGGGCTTTGATGGGCAGGGGCGCTGGACCAGCTTCTCGGTCGCCAAGTCCTTCACCTCCACGCTGGTCGGGGCTGCGGTGAAAGACGGCTTCATCAAGAGCCTGGACGACAAGGTGAGCCTCTATATCCCTGACCTCAAGGGCTCGGCCTACGACGATGTCAGCGTGCGGCAGCTGCTGACCATGACGTCGGGCGTGAAGTGGAACGAAGACTATGCCGACCCCCAGTCGGACGTGGCCAGGTTCAACAACCACCAGCCCGAGGAAGGCGTGGAAGCCTTGGTGAGCTATATGCGCAAGCTGCCACGGGAAGCCCCTGCCGGCTCCCGCTGGCTGTACAGCACCGGCGAAACGAATCTTGTGGGAACGCTGGTGCAGCAGGCCACGCACAAGCCATTGGCCACCTACCTGTCCGAGAAGATCTGGGTGCCGGCAGGCATGGAGCAGCAGGCCACCTGGATCTTGAGCAAGACCGGCAAGGAGATTGGCGGTTGCTGCGTGCAGGCCACGCCGCGCGACTATGCCCGCATGGGCTTGTTCATTCTGAACGGCGCCCAGGTCAACGGCCAGAGCATCGTGCCCGACGGCTGGTGGGCGGAAGCGACCACCAAGCGCACGGAGATCGGTATTCCCGGGCGTGGTTACGGCTACCAATGGTGGACCTATGACGATGGCAGCTATACGGCCCGCGGCATTTTTGGGCAGGGCATCTTTATCGATCCGCAACGCAAGCTGGTGATCGTGTCCAACGCCAATTGGGCCGGCGGTGCGCGCGACCCCCAAGCTACACAAGCACGTGAGAACTTCTACCGCGAGGTGCAGCAGGCCATCGACGACGAGACGGCCAAGCCTTCCTGA
- a CDS encoding c-type cytochrome, translating to MTARELGIALLGALAFALPPSAFAQNTNGKNLYTQRCAVCHGADIKGTGPLARKSNPPTPDLTTAAFKKRLESYPGVIVSSVILRPNGDLIPRTLKENGVKIAPHSWTVQDFRDLNKYMGDVISKSR from the coding sequence ATGACAGCCAGAGAATTAGGCATCGCCTTGCTCGGAGCCTTGGCGTTCGCTCTGCCGCCATCTGCTTTTGCGCAGAACACCAATGGAAAAAACCTCTACACACAGCGATGTGCCGTGTGCCACGGAGCGGATATCAAGGGCACGGGGCCATTGGCCAGGAAAAGCAATCCACCCACACCGGACCTCACCACCGCTGCTTTCAAAAAACGGCTGGAGAGTTATCCGGGCGTCATCGTGTCCTCGGTCATACTTCGCCCGAACGGGGACCTGATACCCAGAACGTTGAAGGAGAACGGAGTGAAGATTGCTCCGCATTCCTGGACCGTTCAGGATTTTCGAGACCTGAACAAATACATGGGAGACGTGATTTCAAAAAGTCGATGA
- a CDS encoding glutathione S-transferase family protein: MLRVLGKASSINVRKVLWACAEMDIPFEREDWGVGFRSTHTAAFMALNPNAMVPVIQDGDFVLWESNSIIRYLANRYHGAGIYPPEAQARARVDQWMDWQATDLNKSWSYAFMSLVRHSPEHQDRHALATGCSEWSRHMAILDRQLDATGAYVCGESFSLADIPVGLSVNRWFETPLAHPDYPAVQDYYERLSLRPGYRLYGRNGTP; this comes from the coding sequence ATGTTGCGTGTGCTGGGCAAGGCGTCGTCCATCAATGTCCGCAAGGTACTCTGGGCCTGTGCCGAAATGGACATCCCCTTTGAGCGGGAGGACTGGGGCGTGGGTTTCCGGTCGACCCACACGGCTGCATTCATGGCTCTAAACCCTAACGCCATGGTGCCGGTCATTCAGGACGGCGATTTTGTGCTGTGGGAGTCGAACTCCATCATTCGCTATCTGGCGAACCGCTACCACGGCGCCGGGATATATCCGCCCGAAGCACAGGCGCGGGCGCGGGTCGACCAATGGATGGACTGGCAGGCGACGGACCTGAACAAATCCTGGAGCTATGCCTTCATGTCGCTGGTCAGGCATTCCCCGGAGCACCAGGACCGCCATGCGCTGGCCACCGGCTGCAGCGAATGGTCCAGGCATATGGCCATCCTGGACCGGCAGCTGGATGCCACGGGTGCCTATGTGTGCGGCGAGTCGTTCTCTCTGGCCGACATCCCGGTCGGCCTGTCGGTGAACCGCTGGTTTGAAACACCGCTGGCGCACCCTGACTATCCGGCGGTACAGGATTATTACGAGCGTTTGAGCCTGCGGCCGGGCTATCGCCTGTACGGCCGAAACGGAACCCCGTGA